CTGGTCTAATATACAGCGGCTTAGCAGACAAATCCCCTACTGAAGTGCgcacaaaagataaaaatattcttCAGATGATAAACATGTATCCATTATAACCGCAAGGCAGCACACAGCCACTAGCCACCATCCGTCAACAAGCGAACAAGCCAGCAGTACAACATCGACTCTTTATGTGAACATCTACACAACTATGCAAGTGGAGAAAAGACCTAACTACGGAAATGCGATCTTTGCTCGTGGAATCGATCAAAAGTAAAATCCTATATATCAAACCTCAATATTACAAGCTAAAGCCCTAAAGAAAGTGCCTCATGTAAGATCCCAATCCAGATCGTGAGTTCGCCCCTCGACACATCAAGACTAGGGTTCGCTTCcgagatcagggaaagaaaacaaGGGGAAATTAATCACAAGACCGAGAAATCAGGAAGACGAGAGAAAGGAGGAAGGCATAGTACCCTCGAGAATCGCAACTGAGTTGGGTGGATGACGGATTTCGCGTTCTTCCCCCCTCCCGGAGCGACTGAGACGAGGGCAGGTGATGCCCTCCTCCCCAAATCAGCGATGAACACGGATACGCGTGGTTTTGCCCTAGCTTATCCTGACCGTCGATGATTACCTAACGGCGCATGGGAGCTTATAAAGAGTTCTCCTACTGTCCCCTATGTAATTTGGGCCGGCCTGCTCACGCGCACACACACAACCCAAAAACCTAATGGTTTCGTCTTATCTCTGTTTATGGGTTCGGCTAACTATGTAGTATTGGAAGATAAATCCAAAAAATAGATACCTTCTTACCcgatgatgacatatgtgacatttGGTGGTTGGTTTTACTTGGCTTCTTGCAGTTGTTATAGGACTCGAGGAAAACGGATGCATGAACGTACCGTGTTATCGTAACACACAAACACCGGAATCGCACAAGCCAAATAGAACAACAAACAATTTATTGGGGCTATAGAAAGATTCCTCCCAATTATCTGATTTCAATGGAAAATTATGATTTACTATCATGTCATATAATATTTGAATGGTAACAAATAAGGTATATCACATGTACTTTGTTTGAACTTtgccaaatttttttttattgatccaATGATTGTTTGTACAGTTTGATGATCGAGAAGTAATCGTTAAGAGGGTTTTCTACGAAATGTTGGGACAATTTGGAAGATCCTGAATTATGGTCAGGTCAGGACCCATATGATCTTCTCACGCTCAAACCTTGGTCGAGTCCTAATGAGTAATCCAATAATTAAGTCTTGCCAGTTATGTTGTCATAACGTAGCATAATTATCTGCAGACGAATAAAGAAAATCTAATGCCATGGTCATAACATTCATACATAAATGTAATGCAATCGAGTGCGTCAGACCAATCGAGTTCATTAATATTCAACCTCATGAAGGAAACATCAGTTACCTTCTGAGGTTAACAAAGACCATCTATAAGCCGATGGAACAATTTTATCAACTCAAATCTTGGAAGCAAATGAGAGGCCTTCCTTTGCAAGTTGTTCGAGGTCTGTGACTTGGGGTTGCAGCCTTGCTAACTTGGCTATTGTCTTGGTCTCATCTGGTGATCCACCTTCCAGGAAAGCCCCCAGCAGCTTTCCATCTTTGATCCAGTAGGAGCCAAATTTTGGTTTAGCTGATGCAGGGTCGTTGTCACCGAACATAACTGTTTCTCCCACATTGTCTCCATAGAATTGCCATGACAGATCAAAAGAGCGGGAATAGAAGTAAGGAAGATAATCATATTCATCGATTACTTTACCTTCCTCACTTGCCTTGATTGCCTGATTCAAGTTAAAAGAAAAGGCTCAAAGACCATCCAGCTTATGACCGATAGATACTAAGTGCAGGCGTGTAAAACATTCTCTAAAGagaaaaggagaaaacaaaaaaaaaagtggaaTTGACAAGATTACTAGTAACCTTGACAGCCTGCTCTGCTGATTTTCTGGCATGATCGACGTGCTCGACTCTCCTTATATCATTGTATAGCTTCATGGGGAAGGTAGCTACGTCGCCCACAGCATACACCCCAGGAACACTTGTTTGGAAGAACCCGTCAGTCTGCAACACAAAGAATATTGTAGAACTTTTTgaataaaatatatcataaatacaaagacaaATAAACATGCAGGTAGATTACAATTGAAATTTAGAGGCACAAAGCGCAAACAATATCTTAAACTCAGGATATgaagaaaaatgcaaaaataacatCTTTTCCAATGCACAACCGGAAGATGAAAAGGGCATGATAAAGATACTCAGAAAGTATCAAGTTGTAAGTATTCAGTTGCAAATTGAAACTGGTAGGTGAATATTCAGTATGCTAAATAGTCAGAACAAAGCTAGATGGTTAAGGTCAATTGCAAATAATGACTAACACCTATTCCTGTGATATTTAAAGGGGACAACAAAGTTGACTTAACCTTGATTCCACCTTTCTCCTCTTCGACTTGGGCTTTGAACAGTTTTGTAAGGGGTCTACCACCAACACCAACTACTACAATGTCTGCTTCAAGTACTCTTCCATCTTTCAACTTCACTGATGTTACCTGATAATTGAAACTACTAATCAACTACTGCCTGAGAAGAAAAAAGTAACCTTGAATGTTGTCTGTACGGTATCAATAGTGCTTTAAAACTTACATCTCCATTGGCATCAGAATCAAATCCAACAACAAGCGTCCCTTTATCTATTTTTACTCCCTTATTTGCATAATAACCTTCATAGAAAGCAGCAATGTCTGAAGTAAAAAGCCGAGGCACTGCAAGAAAAAATAAACTATGTTAGGACTTTATTGTATTCAAGAATCTAACTCCATGTATATGAAATGGATCTCTCAGGATTAACAGTCAGAAATTTGATGAGAAGGTAAGCCTAAGTTGATCAAatattactacctttaagcatatACTTAGTTTCTATAAATCTTATTTTGgtcaaataacaaaaaaatatatgatgtagGTTATAAGGAACATACTGCACCAGGGCTCAGGGTACACCATAGTGACATCGAAGTTGTTCATTTTCATAACAGCACTAAGTTCAAGACCAATGTATCCTCCTCCAACAATGACAACTTTTCCATTCTTCTTCGTCTCTATTGCTGCCACAAGCTTATCAGCATCATcaatttcccttagataaaatatGTTGTTAGCATTTGCTCCAGGAGTACCAAAATCAGAGAGATTTATAACCTGCATATAAGGCATGTGAAAAACAATATTAAGTTGGATCACTTTTAAACTCAATGTGATCCAGATATTGTAAGATTGGCTAAGTTCATCCAACTGACTTACAGTAGAACCAGTGGCAATAATCAGAATATCATATGTGAAGGTTGCACCAGCTGCACTGGTTAGAGTCTTGGAAGCCAAATCTGCTTTTACGATTTCAGTGCTGAGAATCAGTTCTATTCCTGTAGCCACAAACAGATGTGTAAAGCATGTAAAATAACATTtaaatatatgaaataatataaagGATAACACAGATTAATACATAAAAAAACAAGAATACAATTTAATGTATATATAAAAGTATAATATAAAAAGTAGATACACAGTAAAAATGATATGAGCACCATTTACattataaaatatgaaataaagaaaaagaaaaaatacatactatataaataaaattacagCAAATTAATATATATAGTTATTGTAACCAGTTTAAATTTTGATTCTAATTCTGAAATTTGTAAACCAACAATGTAAAAGACTCAAGTCATTCCAATTCCAATCTCACAGTATGCAAAACAATCAATGTGAGAGGATAGTCTTATTCTGATTTCACAAAAGTTTCCATTTTAATGCCAATTCTGATTCCAATGTGACACATGTTTCCTTGTGCTGCACACCAAAATACCACAAAAAAGTATTTAATATGAATACTGACCGTTTTCTGAATACCACTCTGGAAGTAGTCTTTCTCCCCCACTCCCTACACAAACATGAAAGCCTGGGAGCCTTGCAGCGCCTGTGAATTcagaatatataatttaaataaatacaTCGATGAAGAAAGCATTTCAATGGATCAATTAAAGATGCATGCAACTTGTCATGTGTGCAACATACAGGGATTATGACTCAGGTTGCACGAGTCTACTGAAGCAAATACAGCTTTTTGCAGATACACCAATTAAATAATGGAAAAGTCAATTGGTACATTACCCAGTTGAGGAGGTATTGATTCACAAAAACTGATTAAAATAAGGCATCAGGTTTTGAATATTAGAAAAACTTAATAGGAGATACCATAAGGAAACACACATCCATTGGAAAACCAATAAAAAACAACAACATAATCAACTAATAATGACAACTTTTGACCTACCCTGAGGGAAGAGGTATCCCTTGCTAAGTGCTGGTCGTTCATAAGGAGCCACCTGAAAGATACTATCTTGTTAAAAGTCAATGTGCCAAAGAAATGTGCTTCAAGGAATGTGATAAAAATAGTAGATATAAGAAATAATCAACAATGCCATGGTTATAACAGAAATGATTTACTAGCAGTGACATTCACGATATTTAACAACGACGTATGTTGGCTGCTTTTCAGCAATAAGATAACTTACAGGTTCTATTTCTTGGTGTGCTAAGATATGCTGAGATAAGGAATAGCATCAATATGACGAGAATCttaaaaaaattcatgattcatagaCCTCTAGAGATTATAACCTTTCGATGACCAGTAGATCATGATAGAGTCCTTACAAAAGATAATTTGGTCAAGAGAAGATTTGGTAGAAGGGTTGCTAATTATTCAAGAGGTGTatctactaattatattgatgtggtggaattactaggaaagataggaaaaataataattttattcatgaataactgTATATCGTTTTgctagaggataagatgagagaaaatcatttagGATAATATGAGCATGTCATTAGGAGATCTCTGGATGCGATAATCAAAAGAGATAAAATCATAATGATAGTGGTatgagaagagaaaaaggaagaccTAAAAGGATTTTGATATaatctataaataaagatttaagtatctTGACTTACAATTTCTAAATCTCAATGGTGACAAAAGATCAATGTAACCAACCCCAAAGAACTGAGACTTAcagttttgttgttgttattattgttgttgctgAATATTTTAGATAATCTATCTTTTGGggagaacttcacaaaaaggcagAATTTCTAGGAAACAAAGGATTGTGATGAATTAGTGCAACTGctcttcaaaatttgaaaagaaaGAACAAGCTTATTTCTATGGTAAATATTAAACATTGTTTTCGATCTCAAGCAAGGGCTTCTTTTCAGAATCCACTTAGTTTTTCTCAGATAGATGTTGTTTTTCAGTCGCTGGCTCAGTGACTATAGTTCAAAATCTAGGGAAAAAACCTTCTTTAAGAAACCTTTCAATATACAATCTCAAAACAATTAGATTGTGGTCAATTACCACCATACCACAAACTTTGTTCTATAAAAAGCACAATATCTCatttgaattataaaattttcaaCAATATCTGAACCCACAACAACACCATTATGACTAGGAAGACAAATGGAATACCTCATATGTTCAACAAAATGCTACTATATATGTGAAGTAAAGCAAAATAAGATATGCCAAAGGCTCAGCATAATTATTAGAACCGAAGCAATCAATGACCTGGTCAAGTTTCCATTCACTGATCACTGGTTGGACTGGTGGTTCAATTGGTTCACCCACAAATTCAGTAGAACACACTATAAACATGCTGCTTATCAATGCAAATAGCTAGAGATATCCAAAGAATTAAGTGTGAACTTCAGTCGTAACTGGGGCAATTGCTTAAAAACTCAGCTGAGTCAGGCTCAAAAATGCAGAACTCAGGTTAGAATGAAGAGAACTCATTGAACccaagcaagttgcttattacttGGACTGATCTCAATGACAATCAGATTGGGATGCCAAAATGATCACTAGTCTTGAAAGTTCTACGCTAGTTATAACTTAAGATACTCATGAAAATAAtagtaagagaaaaaaaagggtgtAGTTATCAAGTAACATATGAAACAGGAAAATCATAGGGTTGTTTAATTCCTGACCCTCTTAAATTCCATGAGGCAGATGAAGGATTTGAGGCACTCCTCCTAAAAAGAAATAGCCTTATCTCCATCGTGCCAGAAAAGATCACCTTTTCCTCCCTTCAAATCACCATTAGTGTTGACCATCCCCAACTGCATCACACCCCGATTCCTGCTCCTATAATAATATTTTACACCCAAATCTCGAAAGAAAGGATAAATTCCAAACCATAGCAACTCACCATCTACACATTCTCCTCTCTTCATCTCTACCTTCTCTAGGGCTCAAAAGGTTGAGACCACAACCAGACTCGGTCTCTGTTTGTGATAAAAGGCAAGATTGAGATATGCTATCCACTCCCAGTGATTCTGATCAGTCATTTTCCCTTTAGTGGGGAAGAATATGTTTAATTCATGTCTATGACGACTGACATTTAGGTTGTAGAAGATTTCAATTTTCTAATGATTTTGTTCAGAATTGGGAGTTTGATTTGCTTTTCACCCCTTGGAGATATATCAATAAAAGATCTAGATATCAGAAGCAAAGAAAGCAACAGGCATCAATGTCATGCATATGTATCTTTTTTTGTTTCTGAACAAATTTACGTTGAGTCAGTGAGACCACACATAGTAGTGTTATCCACTCCGTCCGTAAAAATTTACCACGACTATAAGTCTACAACCTAGAAAGAAGGAGTGCTAGTATGGATACAACAACATCTCAATTTGTCGACTGTAACACCAAAAAAGCCAATAATTTATTGAAAAAGTGTGAAGAGAAATTTATCAAAAGGTAGAGCACAACACCGCCTCTTTTGATATGATTGCCAATTCTCCTGGATTGAGGCCATGCTTCGCAAACTCTCTAGCCGCATATCCCTGCAAAATCAAAGTGAAAAACCCTGATATTGTTGCAACAACTGCAATTGGGGAaaatgaaaaaggaagaagaatgcAATGACAGCAGCTATCATCACACACTGAATCGTTAGTATCTCTGATAATGGAAGATTATTGTAGTACCCGATCATATATTTAGAGTACGTGGAGAGAAACTTAAACGAAAAACATCACTATTCCCAGCCAGATCAAAAGGATCTGGGAAATTCTACGGACCCAAACTGGAAAAGGAGTGTGAAGACGAGGGAAGACCAGGGAAAAGGCGATCAGAGACTCACCGCTGCGACGCCGCCGCCGAGGATCACGTACTTGAAGTGCTTCTCCGCCATGATCTCTGTAAGGGGTGAAGAACTAGCTGTTGACACAGGCTGCTGCCGATTAATTGGCTTCAATTTATAGGGGAGGGGCCGCAAGGATTGGTCGGGGAACGCCGCAGTTGCTTCGAGACACGTGGCGGATCCTGGTACGCTTATCGCTAACAAACCACGCCCTCGCCACGACAGCCTGCCCCAATATGGACTGTCGTTGCGACGGTCGCGGCCCGCAATCACGGACGCCCTCTGATTAGTGAAGGATTTCGCGATCACAGATCGCACCCGTTCATTCAGAGGTCCCTGTGTGAACGCTCCGAGATTCTTTCGTTAGAAATAACATATGGGCTTGCCGGTGCGAAATACTAAAATGACAGACTTGCTATCCAGGCCTCGATGGCTTTACTAAATGTGAGCCACAGGCCCAACCGATGCAACGAAAATTATTCACTTCGCATGCGTTCCAAGATTTAGATCCACCTTGATAAATCCAGAGGGATCCAGAGAGTGGTGTCTGATAGATAATAATGCTAGCCGAGACAGTGGGTCAAACTTGTCAAATCACTAGAAATTATGTCATTTACTTTTGGACACGGTTCGGTTCAGTGCAGTGCATGGCAACTCTTTAAGTGTTTAAGAGTAACAAACCGAGGTTATTGGGGGCAATTAAAAAATTCCTCTCTTTCATGTTAAACCGAGAGTATACTTGTGTTTCCAAGGAAAAGACATCTCACATTTAGCACGATCAATTCTTTGAAATCTAAATTATGTTGTGTCAACACACATTGGCACTAAGATATCAACATGCAACGGTAACAGGTCTTAAATATCAACATGTTCATCAATTGCtttgagaattgaggagagactgAATCACTAAGATGAAAATATAAGAGGGCGATGATCACCTTGATGGGTAGGTTCCTTTCTAAAGAACAGACACGTTAATTACCAAACAGTGGCATGAAAGTCACAAATTAACATGTTAATCACAAGCAGCATAACTTACGACTTCAAGTTGCAGAAACAACAGACGTTAAATTATCAACAACAGAAACCAGCACTAAGCCTTTACATCCACAGCAACCAAATAGTTTTACTATTCGTCAGCGGAATCTTTTGTACCTAAA
The window above is part of the Musa acuminata AAA Group cultivar baxijiao chromosome BXJ1-1, Cavendish_Baxijiao_AAA, whole genome shotgun sequence genome. Proteins encoded here:
- the LOC103983599 gene encoding monodehydroascorbate reductase 3, cytosolic — encoded protein: MAEKHFKYVILGGGVAAGYAAREFAKHGLNPGELAIISKEAVAPYERPALSKGYLFPQGAARLPGFHVCVGSGGERLLPEWYSENGIELILSTEIVKADLASKTLTSAAGATFTYDILIIATGSTVINLSDFGTPGANANNIFYLREIDDADKLVAAIETKKNGKVVIVGGGYIGLELSAVMKMNNFDVTMVYPEPWCMPRLFTSDIAAFYEGYYANKGVKIDKGTLVVGFDSDANGDVTSVKLKDGRVLEADIVVVGVGGRPLTKLFKAQVEEEKGGIKTDGFFQTSVPGVYAVGDVATFPMKLYNDIRRVEHVDHARKSAEQAVKAIKASEEGKVIDEYDYLPYFYSRSFDLSWQFYGDNVGETVMFGDNDPASAKPKFGSYWIKDGKLLGAFLEGGSPDETKTIAKLARLQPQVTDLEQLAKEGLSFASKI